A segment of the Deltaproteobacteria bacterium genome:
TGAACCGACTCGCCGCAGCCGCAGGTGCTCTTGACGTTCGGGTTGTTGAACTTGAACCCGTAGCCCATCATCGTGCGAACGAAATCGAGTTCGGTCCCCTTGAGGTACAGGTAGCTCTTCGGATCGACGTACAGGCGCACGCCGTCCTTTTCGAACACGTGATCCGTCTCGCGCGGCTCGCCGTCGTCCCACTCGAACAGGTACGAAAAGCCCGTGCAGCCACCGCCGCGGATCCCCGCGCGCAAGGAGGCGTTCGGCGTTCCGCGTTTTGCGGCCTGCCGTTTGATCTCCTGTACGGCGCTGTCGGTGATCGTGATCATGACGCCTTCTGTTGAGCCTTTCGCCGCTCCTGCTTCTGCTTGTAGTCGGCGATCGCCGCCTTGATCGCGTCCTCGGCGAGTACCGAGCAGTGGATCTTGACCGGCGGGAGGTTCAGCTCCTCGACGATCTGCGTGTTCTTGATCTGCAACGCCTGGTCGATCGTCATGCCCTTGACCCACTCGGTCGCCAGCGACGACGACGCGATCGCGGAGCCGCAGCCGAACGTCTTGAACTTGGCGTCCTCGATGACGCCGTCCGCGTTGACCTTGATCTGCAGCTTCATCACGTCACCGCAGGCGGGCGCGCCGACGAGCCCGGTGCCGACCGATTCGTCGTTCTTGTCGAGGCTGCCGACGTTGCGGGGATTCTCGTAGTGGTCCAGTACCTTGTCGCTGTACGCCATGGTGTTCCTCTAGTGCGGGTTGGTCCACTCGATGCTCGCGATGTCGATCCCCTCCTGGTACATCTCCCACAGGGGCGACAGCTCGCGGAGGCGGTTGACCGCCTTCACGGTGAGCTCGATGGTGTAGTCGATTTCTTCTTCGGTGTTGAAGCGGCCGATGCCGTAGCGAATCGACGTGTGCGCCAGCTCCTCGCCGACGCCGATCGCGCGCAGGACGTAGCTCGGTTCGAGCGACGCCGACGTGCACGCCGATCCGGACGACACCGCGACGTCCTTGAGCGCCATCAACAGCGACTCGCCCTCGACGAACGCGAACGACACGTTGAGGTTGCCGGGCAGCCGGTGCTCGAGCGAGCCGTTGACGTAGACGTGCGTGAGCTGAGAGGTCAGTCCGCGGTACAACCGATTGCGCAGCGCAAGCAATCGCTCGGCCTCGGCGGCCATCTCCGCCTTCGCGATCTCCGCCGCCTTGCCGAACCCGACGATGCCCGGCACGTTGAGCGTACCGGAGCGAACGCCGCGCTCGTGACCGCCGCCGTGGATGATCGGATCGACGCGGACGCGCGGCTTGCGACGCACCCACAGGGCGCCGACGCCCTTGGGGCCGTACATCTTGTGAGCCGACAGCGACACGAGGTCCAGATGGCACTCGTCGACGTCGACCGGCACCTTGCCGGCCGCCTGCACCGCATCGCTGTGAAACACCACCTTCGGATTCTTGGCCTTGATCGCCTCGCCGATCTCCTTGATCGGTTGGATGACGCCGATCTCGTTGTTGGCGTACATCACCGACACGAGGATCGTGCGGTCGGTCATCGCGTCGACGACCTGCTCGGGCGAGATGAGCCCGTCTTTGTCCGGCTGCAGGTAGGTCACCTCGCAGCCGTTGCGCTCGAGCCACTTGCACGAGTCCAGGATCGCCTTGTGCTCGGTCTGGACCGTGATGATGTGGTTGCCGCGTTGCTTGTAAAACGACGCGACTCCCTTGGTCGCGATGTTGTCGGACTCGGTGGCGCCGGACGTGAACACGATCTCCTTGGCGCTGCCGCCGATCAGATCGGCGATCTGTTCGCGCGCATGGTCGACCGCCGCTTCGGCCTCCCAGCCGAACTTGTGGTTGCGGCTCGCCGCGTTGCCGAACTTTTCGGTGAAGTACGGCAGCATGGCATCGAGCACGCGCGGGTCGACCGGCGTGGTGGAGTGGTTGTCGAGGAAGATGGGAAGCTTGACGCTCATGACTCCGCTTTCGCGCCGGCGTCCAGGCCGGCGGTGAGGTGGGACACGTCGACGAGCGAACCCGCCGGCGCGACGTCGTCGCGCACGACTTGCGACAGGCCGGCGAACAGTTCCGGTGCATCGCCGGCCTCGTGTCCCTGGTGGTTGCATACGGCGCACTCGGTGACCGGCAAGGTCGTCGCGCACGACTGACAGCTTTCGAGGTACGCGATCGCGTCCACCAGATCGTTTTCGATGATCTGCATCTGCGCGATCGTGTCGCGCACCTCGGCGAGCTTCTGTTCGAACAGGCGCCGCACCGAGTCCGCCGCCGTGCGGCCGTTCGGATTGCGCTCGAATTGCTGGACGAAATCGCGGATCTCGCTCAGCGAAAACCCCGCCACCTGGAGCTTGCCGATCCAATTGATCCGGTCGATGGCGTCTTCCGAGAACAGGCGAAACCCGCCCTGAGAGCGCTCCACCGGCCTGACGAGGCCCAGCTCCTCGTACAGGTGGATCGCCCTGACGGACTTGCCGACCGCGCGGGCAAGCTCACCGACACGAAGCAATTTTGTGGATTTGGCGCTCACTCGGTCAAACTCTTACGTACACGTTAGGTTTCGTGCACGACGTGAATATGCGCCCCTGCGCTCGCGCTGTCAACGCAAATCTCACCCAAACGTACGAGTTGTACCGCACGCGGCGACGCATTGCGTCATCATCCGGAGCGCCGAACTCCGGCGGCGGACGGCGCCGCTTACGCCGCGGCCGGTCCCGCCGGGCCGGGCGCGCGAGCGAGCCGGGCGCGCCCGGCCGCACGCGGGCCGCCAGGCGGCGGCCGCACGCGGGGGCCTACATCGGCAACAGGATGCGCCCCGGCGCGCCGTTGGCGCCGGTCGCCGTGTGACAGGTCGCGCACGCCCCGTTGGTCTGCTGGCTGAGCATTGCGCGCTCCTTGCCCTGGTACACCACCTTGGCGGTAAACGGCGTCGCCACCGGCTGCGTGGTGAAGAAGTTGCCCGCCTCGTTGGTGGTCATCTCGACCGCGTTGCCGTCGCTGCCGGTCACGACCACGGTGGCGCCGGCGACGCCGAAGCAATCGTCGCCGTCGTTCAAATCCGCGAACACCGTTCCGGCGACGGTGAACCGCGGACCCTCGCCCATGCTGGTATGGCAGCCGATGCAATCGTAGCCGGGGTGCATCAGCGGCGACTCCGCGTTGCCGCCCGTCCACTTCCGGCCGCTGGCACACTCGCCGGCGTCCACCGCGGCCGAGCTGCCGCCGCCCTCTTCCTCGCCGCTGCACGCGGCGACCGCCATCGCGCAAGCGACCGACCACGCCGCGATGCGGCTCGCCCGGATGCCACGGGCCGCGAAACACGTCGGTACTGCGAACATCGACACCACTCCTTTCGAGGCTGCGTGACTCGGCGCGGGCATTAAACCACCGGCGGGCGCGCGCCGTCCAGTGAGCGAGCGCACGGGTCGCCGACGGCCCGCCGGCCCCGCGCGCCGTGGAGTGACCGAGCGCACGGGCCGCCGAATGACGGCCAGCCACTCGCGCGCGATCAGCTCGCGACCGCGACCGCCTCGTAGGCGCGGATGACCGTCACCTTGATCTGCCCGGGGAACGTCATCTCGTCGCTGATGCGCGCCGCGATGTCCGCCGACAGCTCGACGACCTCCGCGTCGGACAGCGCGCCCTCCTTGATGTACACGCGCAGCTCGCGGCCGCCGTGGACCGCATAGGCCCGCTCGACGCCGGGGTAGCTGTTGCCGATCCGCTCGAGGTCCTCGATGCGGCTGCCGTACTCCTGCGTCATCATGCGGCGCGCGCCGGGACGCGCCCCGGACATCGCGTCGCCGGCGGCGACCAGGTACGCGTACACGGAGTTGGGCGGCTCGTCGGCGTGATGCGCGCCGATCGCGTTGGCGACGATCTCGTCCTCGCCCAGCCGGCGGGCGATGTCGGCTCCGATCACCGCGTGCGAGCCGTCCATTTCATGCGTGAGCGACTTGCCGATGTCGTGCAACAGGCACGCGCGGCGCGCGAGCTGTACGTCGAGCCCCAGCTCCTCCGCCATGAGCCCGCACAGAAACGACGCCTCGACCGCGTGCAGCCACTGGTTTTGCGTGTAACTCGTGCGGTAGTTGAGGCGCCCGACCAGCTCGACGATCTCGGGATGGGCCGGCGGCACCTTCAGCACGCGGAACGCTTTTTTGCCGAGGTGACGGATCTCGCGGTGCAGCTGGTCCTTGATGCCGGTTACCCACGCGGCCGCGTCCGCGCGGGCGGCGGCGCGGTGCTTGTCCTTGGCGAGCCTCGACAGCGCGCGCCGCGCGACCTCGCGGCCCACCCCGTCGAGCCCTTCGAGGCGGAGCAGGTCGGCGCCGCCGTCGTCGAGCACGAGCTGCACGTTCGCCCCCTCCGCGATCGCCGCGAGCAGGCGGCCTCCGTCGGCCTCGAGCAGATCGCGGACTCCGGGCTGCAGCGGCACGCGGCTGATCAGTCGCTCGGTCAAGAAGTGGTTGCGGTAGCGCGCCGACGCGATCTCGAGCAGCCGCCGCGCCGCGCGGTCCATCTCCGGGTCGGCCGCCGTGCCGTCGAGGCTGCGGACGCGGTTGGCCGCGGCCGCCCGCGCTTCCTCGATCCACGCGGCCGCGATGCGATCGCGCACCTGCTCCGGCGTCGCGCCCGCGCGCGCCGCGAGCTGGTCGCGCATCTGGGCGAGCGCCGCGTCGGCGGCGCGCCGCAGACTCGCGGCGCGGTCCCGCGCGGACCGGATCGCGCGCTTGCGCCGCTTGAACGCGTCCCACTTGTCGTCGAGCGCCCGCTTGTCCTCGGAGAACGCCGCTTCCTCTTCGGCGACGCGCTCCTCGCGGCGCGCGAGCTGTTCGACCGCGCGGGTGAGTTCCTCCTCGGCCGCAGCGCGCTCGGCGAGCGCCCGCTCGCGCGCCTGCGTCTGCGCCGCGCGCCTCCTGGCGCCGGCATCGAGCTGGGCGCTGCGCACGACCGATGCCGCCTCCGTGCGCGCCTGCGCCACGATGGCGCGGGCGCGACGGCGCGCGACGGCGACCCCCGCGGCCGCCCCGGCGGCGGCGGCGATCGCAAACGCGGCGATGGCGACCCACAGCACGAGCAGACTATAGCGCAGCCGGGGTGGCCGCCGCGGCGCGGCCTCCTACCCGGCGCGGCAGAACGCGGCGTAGTCGATCAGCTCGATCGCGTCGCGGTCGACCCCGTCGGCGCAGGTCGGGCACGCCGGGTCGGCGCGCAGCTTGAGCTCGCGGAACGTCGCGCCGATGGCGTCGTACATGAGCAACCGCCCCGCCAGCGTCGGCAAGCCGAGCAGCAGCTTGATCGCCTCGGTTGCCTGCAGCACGCCCATCACCCCGGGCAGCACGCCGAGGACGCCGGCCTCGGCGCACGACGGCGCCTCCTCGGGCGGCGGCGGCTCGGGGTACAGGCACCGGTAGCACGGCTTCCCCTCGCCGGGGAACACGGTAAGCTGGCCCTCGAACCGAAAGATCGACGCGTGCACCACCGGGATGCCGAGCTTCAGCGCCGCGTCGTTGACGAGGTAGCGCGTCTGGAAGTTGTCCGTGCCGTCCACGATCACGTCGTAGCCGTCGAACACGTCCATCACGTTGTCGGACGACAGGCGCGCCTTGTAGCCGACGACCTTCACGTCCGGGTTCAGTCCCGTGAGCGTGCGCTCGGCGCTGTCGACCTTGGGCATGCCGACGCGATCCGTCGAGTGGATGACCTGGCGCTGGAGGTTGGACGCGTCGACCACGTCGTCATCGATGATGCCGATGGTGCCGACGCCGGCCGCCGCCAGGTACAGCGACGACGGCGACCCCAGACCGCCCGCGCCGATGCACAGGACCCGCGAGTCCAGCAGCTTCAGCTGCCCGGCCTCGCCGACCTCCGGCAGCATCGTGTGGCGCGAGTAGCGGATCTCCTGGTCGGGCGACAACACCCGGGGCGCCTGCCACGGCAGCCCCGACCGCTTCCACGCGCCGAAACCGCCGGCCATCGACGACACCTTCGTATAGCCCAGCTCGCGCAACGACCGCGCCGCCAGCGCCGACCGCACGCCGCCGGCGCAGTACAGGACGACGGGCGTGTCCCGATCCGGCACGGCGTCCTCGATGCGCATCTCGAGGAAGCCGCGCGGGATCCACAGCGCACCGGGGATGTAGCCCTGGACGTATTCGTTCTGCTCGCGGATGTCGATGACGACGGTGCCGTCGGGCGCCTGGACGATCCGGTGGACGTCCGCCGGCTGGCATTCGTCGATCTCTCGCTTGATCCCCTGGAGGTAGGCTCGGAAGGTCGGCATGGCGTGTCTCCGCCCTCCCCTTATACCCGATATTCCGACCGTGTAAACGGGAAAATGTAGTTTTTCGAGGGGCGCGGTCCGCGCGGAGGCTTCGCAGCCGATCCGGGCGGCCGCGCATCGAAACGATGAATGCCCGGTTTGCCGGCCCCTGGAGTTCAGGTATAACGGAGACGCCGATGAGCAGTGGAACACTCGAGAGCCAGGGCTTCCTGTTGACGAAGGTCGAGGACCTCATCAACTGGGGGCGCAAGAACTCCACGTGGTACCTGCTCTTCGGCACCGCGTGCTGCGCCATCGAGTTGATGCAGACCGGCGGCCCCCGCGGCGACCTCGAACGCTTCGGGTCGGCCCCGAGGGCCAGCCCGCGCCAGGCGGACTTGATCATCGTCGCCGGGACCATCACCTACAAGATGGCGACGCGCGTCAAGATGCTCTACGACCAGATGCCCGAGCCGAAGTACGTCATCTCGATGGGCTCCTGCTCGAATTGCGGCGGCCTGTTCCAGCTCGCCTACTCGGTGCTCAAGGGCATCGACCAGGTGATCCCGGTCGACGTGTACGTGCCCGGCTGTCCGCCGCGGCCCGAGGCACTCATCGAGGGCCTGCTGCACATCCAGAAGAAAATGGAGCAGGAGCGCGGCTGGCTCACGCGCCGGCTCAAGGGCGGCCGGCGCGCCCTTGCTGGCGAGGCCGACACGGGCGGCGCCGCGGACGCAGCCGTCGAAGCCGACGCCTAGCCCGCCGATCCCCCAGCCGTCCGGCGGGCGCGCGCCGGCCAGCCGCAACGCCGGATTCGCGCGCCCCGCCGTCTCGCGGTGGCATTTGTCCCGCCGACCGCGTACGCTCAGCGATAGGAGTCACGACTGATGTCCCAAGCACCCGAGACCATGCCCCACACGCAGGACGCCCCGGCCCCCGCCGCCGAGGCGCCGGCCGGCCCGCGCGTCACGCTCACCAAGCTCGCCGCCGACAAGGTCCTCGAAATCCGCCAGGAGGAGGGTATCGAGGACGACATGGGACTGCGCCTGCGCGTCGTCGGCGGCGGCTGCGCCGGCTTCGCCTACGACCTGTACTTCGACCACAAGACGGACATGGACGTCGAGTTCAACATCCACGGCGTCCAGGTGTTCGTCGATCAGATGAGCCTGATGTACCTCGACGGCACGGAGATCGACTACGTCGAGGGGCTCATGGGCGCCGGCTTCAAGTTCAACAACCCGAACGTCAAATCGACGTGCGGGTGCGGCTCGTCGTTCCAGGTGTAAGGTCGCGGGGGCGGCGCCCGCGCCGCTACAGCCCATGTCCGCAGCTCGCCAGCCCGCTGTCGATATCGCCGAGCGGCTCTCCCGCGAACTCGGCGCCCGGCAGGTCGTGCGGCGCGACGACCCGAAACTGGACGACTACGCGCGCGACGAAAGCGGGCTCGGACCGTACCCGCCGGACTGCGCGGTCCTGTGCGACAGCCGCGAGCAGGTCGAGGCCGTGCTGCGCCTGTGCGCCGAGTACCGCGTGCCGGTCACCCCGCGCGGCGCCGGCAGCGGCATGGTCGGCG
Coding sequences within it:
- a CDS encoding iron-sulfur cluster assembly accessory protein, whose product is MITITDSAVQEIKRQAAKRGTPNASLRAGIRGGGCTGFSYLFEWDDGEPRETDHVFEKDGVRLYVDPKSYLYLKGTELDFVRTMMGYGFKFNNPNVKSTCGCGESVQF
- the iscU gene encoding Fe-S cluster assembly scaffold IscU, with product MAYSDKVLDHYENPRNVGSLDKNDESVGTGLVGAPACGDVMKLQIKVNADGVIEDAKFKTFGCGSAIASSSLATEWVKGMTIDQALQIKNTQIVEELNLPPVKIHCSVLAEDAIKAAIADYKQKQERRKAQQKAS
- a CDS encoding IscS subfamily cysteine desulfurase, which encodes MSVKLPIFLDNHSTTPVDPRVLDAMLPYFTEKFGNAASRNHKFGWEAEAAVDHAREQIADLIGGSAKEIVFTSGATESDNIATKGVASFYKQRGNHIITVQTEHKAILDSCKWLERNGCEVTYLQPDKDGLISPEQVVDAMTDRTILVSVMYANNEIGVIQPIKEIGEAIKAKNPKVVFHSDAVQAAGKVPVDVDECHLDLVSLSAHKMYGPKGVGALWVRRKPRVRVDPIIHGGGHERGVRSGTLNVPGIVGFGKAAEIAKAEMAAEAERLLALRNRLYRGLTSQLTHVYVNGSLEHRLPGNLNVSFAFVEGESLLMALKDVAVSSGSACTSASLEPSYVLRAIGVGEELAHTSIRYGIGRFNTEEEIDYTIELTVKAVNRLRELSPLWEMYQEGIDIASIEWTNPH
- a CDS encoding MerR family transcriptional regulator encodes the protein MSAKSTKLLRVGELARAVGKSVRAIHLYEELGLVRPVERSQGGFRLFSEDAIDRINWIGKLQVAGFSLSEIRDFVQQFERNPNGRTAADSVRRLFEQKLAEVRDTIAQMQIIENDLVDAIAYLESCQSCATTLPVTECAVCNHQGHEAGDAPELFAGLSQVVRDDVAPAGSLVDVSHLTAGLDAGAKAES
- a CDS encoding DUF3552 domain-containing protein — translated: MLWVAIAAFAIAAAAGAAAGVAVARRRARAIVAQARTEAASVVRSAQLDAGARRRAAQTQARERALAERAAAEEELTRAVEQLARREERVAEEEAAFSEDKRALDDKWDAFKRRKRAIRSARDRAASLRRAADAALAQMRDQLAARAGATPEQVRDRIAAAWIEEARAAAANRVRSLDGTAADPEMDRAARRLLEIASARYRNHFLTERLISRVPLQPGVRDLLEADGGRLLAAIAEGANVQLVLDDGGADLLRLEGLDGVGREVARRALSRLAKDKHRAAARADAAAWVTGIKDQLHREIRHLGKKAFRVLKVPPAHPEIVELVGRLNYRTSYTQNQWLHAVEASFLCGLMAEELGLDVQLARRACLLHDIGKSLTHEMDGSHAVIGADIARRLGEDEIVANAIGAHHADEPPNSVYAYLVAAGDAMSGARPGARRMMTQEYGSRIEDLERIGNSYPGVERAYAVHGGRELRVYIKEGALSDAEVVELSADIAARISDEMTFPGQIKVTVIRAYEAVAVAS
- the moeB gene encoding molybdopterin-synthase adenylyltransferase MoeB, whose translation is MPTFRAYLQGIKREIDECQPADVHRIVQAPDGTVVIDIREQNEYVQGYIPGALWIPRGFLEMRIEDAVPDRDTPVVLYCAGGVRSALAARSLRELGYTKVSSMAGGFGAWKRSGLPWQAPRVLSPDQEIRYSRHTMLPEVGEAGQLKLLDSRVLCIGAGGLGSPSSLYLAAAGVGTIGIIDDDVVDASNLQRQVIHSTDRVGMPKVDSAERTLTGLNPDVKVVGYKARLSSDNVMDVFDGYDVIVDGTDNFQTRYLVNDAALKLGIPVVHASIFRFEGQLTVFPGEGKPCYRCLYPEPPPPEEAPSCAEAGVLGVLPGVMGVLQATEAIKLLLGLPTLAGRLLMYDAIGATFRELKLRADPACPTCADGVDRDAIELIDYAAFCRAG
- a CDS encoding NADH-quinone oxidoreductase subunit B, which codes for MSSGTLESQGFLLTKVEDLINWGRKNSTWYLLFGTACCAIELMQTGGPRGDLERFGSAPRASPRQADLIIVAGTITYKMATRVKMLYDQMPEPKYVISMGSCSNCGGLFQLAYSVLKGIDQVIPVDVYVPGCPPRPEALIEGLLHIQKKMEQERGWLTRRLKGGRRALAGEADTGGAADAAVEADA
- a CDS encoding iron-sulfur cluster assembly accessory protein; amino-acid sequence: MPHTQDAPAPAAEAPAGPRVTLTKLAADKVLEIRQEEGIEDDMGLRLRVVGGGCAGFAYDLYFDHKTDMDVEFNIHGVQVFVDQMSLMYLDGTEIDYVEGLMGAGFKFNNPNVKSTCGCGSSFQV